The following nucleotide sequence is from Roseivirga sp. BDSF3-8.
TAAGCCATCTTCATCCACAAACAGGGCTGTCCAGCCTCTTCGGCTAAGTAAGCCCTCCGGTACTTCTACCTTGTATTCCGTGCCATTGTCTTTATCATACCGAATATGACCGCCTACCCTGTCCAGATCCTCGATGACGCCGCCAAGGTTTTGTGTATCCTTCTCACGCAGATCACTGATCTTCCAGTTGCGCCCATTTATACGGAAGTAAGCTTGTATCCCCCTGAAGAAATCGGAGGCCTCCGAATCGTAGGTCAGAAATAAATTTTTGGTAGCTATCTCAAGCTTTCCCTCCTCCATTATCATCTCAGTAGGCATTTCTTCAAAAGAAGAAAGATTCACCCGCGATGGAGTCGCCTGACCAGGCTCACGAACTATCCTCACCAGATAGGGAGAAAGAAAATTGAAATGCTGCTCCAGTATAGACTGGTCGCTAACAGAAGAGGATGAATAATAATTTTCAAACATATGATCCGCAGTTTTCAAATGCAGGTAATCACAATGTTAAGCATACCTCTCCCATCAAACTGTTTAATATGAGTAAATACCTTTCACCCGTTACAAGCATCCTAAAGATGGAGTTGTAACCCGGGGCGGTTATCCATTCTTAAAAATACTCAATTATTTCACGGTAAAGTCGGATAACTTTTAGGTTAATTCATTGAGAAGCAATTAGATAGGTGATAATTTAGATAGACTTCGTATAAATATTACCTGAAGCTAATAGCCTGCCTGGCAGGGGATTATCAAAAAAGGAGGATAAATATGTAAGGGAAAAGTCTTAATATCGCAGGAATGGAAAATGATCAGCCTCCGCACTTTAATCAAAAAATGAAAACACTCAGGGTGCTATCCTGGATTTTTATGGGAATAGCACTCGTCATATTTTATTTGTCGCTACGCAGCCGGTATAACAACCTCGAGTATACAATAGCAGCTTTGGCTGCGTGGGGAGTCGCCTTTGTGTTTCATCATTTACTACAAAAGGAAAAGAAAAAGTTTAAAGAATAAGCATACTGCTTTATGTAATTACCCCCTTTTCCGCATCTCTTCGTAAAACCCGGTTTACATTATGAAGAGATTATTGCTTACCCTGCTAAGCCTGCCTTTGATAACAGGCTTCACTCGTGCTCAGGACAAAATTACACTTACCAGTCATATACAAAAGGTTACGGTGTTTATAGAAGGTGCCCAGGTGGACAGAAAGGTTCCTGTGTATCTCACACCAGGCATGCACGAAGTAACCATTCCTGATCTTACCCCCCTACTCTCTGCCGGAACCTTGCAGACAAAGGGCACGGATAACATAGACATCGTGTCCGTAAAAACAGGCAAAAGCTACGAGGAAAAGAAAGAGCATTCTCATAAAGAGGACTCTATAAATGCCAAAATTAATGAGGGCAAGAACCGGTTAGCTTTATTAGAAAGTACCCTTCAGATATTAGAAGAGGAAAAGGCCATGCTGCTGGAAAATAAGGAACTGCCCAGTGAGGGCAGCGATTCATGGGCTGAAAACCTCGAGAAAGCAGCCAACTTTTACCGTCAGAGACTTAAAGATATAAGTAGCGAAAGCCTGGATGTGAGGCTTGAAATAGACAGTATAGGTCGTGTCATAGCGCTCAGTAAGAAGAGGCTGGTTACCCTGCCAACCGAGAAGCCGGTAGAAAAAACAGAGGTTTATCTTGAAATAAGAGTCAATCGCATGATCAGAGATACACTGCAACTTAGCTACCAGGTGGCTCAGGCCCGCTGGTTTCCTGAATATGACTTCAGAGTTAATGACCTGCGTAGTCCACTCAAAATAGAGTACAAGGCCAGCATAAGTCAGCAAACCGGAGAAGACTGGAAAAATGTAAAGATGGTGGTAAATACAGGCTCCCCAAACCAGGCAAGTCAGGCACCACATGCCAGTACGTGGTGGATCAGACCTTACAGCCCCACTTACAGGCAGAAACAAGTGAGTATCGGCTCTACAGACTACTATGATGGGTCAGTATCTGGCATTGTAGTCGATTCAAATGGTGAACCTCTCCCGGGCGTAACCGTTATGGTCCCCTCCACTTCCATTGGTACGGTAACTGATGTGGAAGGTCGCTACAGCCTTCAGGTACCTCAGGGCAGCAACAACCTGGCTTATTCTTTTGTGGGCATGCAATCCGTAACACACCCTATTGATGGAAATCTCATAAATGTGAAGATGGAGGAGGATGTGACACAGTTAAGCGAGGTAGTGGTCACCGGGATGGCAGGTAGTGCCAGTGGAATAAATACACGAGCCCTCAATAGAGGCCCCATAAGAATACGGGGAAATGCTACACTAGCCGCAGGCTCATCACATCACACCAGTATTCGCGGAAGCTATGGTATGGAAGATAACATACAGGACTTAGACGGGACTACCGAAAGCCTGAGCTTTTCTCCTTCTCCCAAAGAATTCGAAATCCAGCAAACATTTAGTTTAAAAAGTCACCCTGAACCTAAGAAGATACGACTTGAAAGCTACCAGGTAGATGCTGAATACAGCTACTTTGCTCTACCCCGGAAGGATAAGCGCGCCTACCTGCAGGCCAATATTACGGACTGGCAGCGTCTTAACATGCTGGACGGCACCGCAAACCTTTTTCTTGAAAACACCTTCCTCGGCCGAATTCCCTTCATGAAAGACCAATTGGATGACACACTGCAAATAGACCTCGGGCCAGATCCAAAAGTGCAGGTGGGGTACGAAACCGTCAAAGATCTCAGTGGCACACAGTTCTTCGGCAATAAGAAAAAGGAAAACCGCGTGTATGAGATAAAAGTGAAGAACAATCGCCTATTCCCCGTCTCCGTTAAAGTAGTTGACCTTATCCCAAAACCCATGATGGAGAGT
It contains:
- a CDS encoding mucoidy inhibitor MuiA family protein, which codes for MKRLLLTLLSLPLITGFTRAQDKITLTSHIQKVTVFIEGAQVDRKVPVYLTPGMHEVTIPDLTPLLSAGTLQTKGTDNIDIVSVKTGKSYEEKKEHSHKEDSINAKINEGKNRLALLESTLQILEEEKAMLLENKELPSEGSDSWAENLEKAANFYRQRLKDISSESLDVRLEIDSIGRVIALSKKRLVTLPTEKPVEKTEVYLEIRVNRMIRDTLQLSYQVAQARWFPEYDFRVNDLRSPLKIEYKASISQQTGEDWKNVKMVVNTGSPNQASQAPHASTWWIRPYSPTYRQKQVSIGSTDYYDGSVSGIVVDSNGEPLPGVTVMVPSTSIGTVTDVEGRYSLQVPQGSNNLAYSFVGMQSVTHPIDGNLINVKMEEDVTQLSEVVVTGMAGSASGINTRALNRGPIRIRGNATLAAGSSHHTSIRGSYGMEDNIQDLDGTTESLSFSPSPKEFEIQQTFSLKSHPEPKKIRLESYQVDAEYSYFALPRKDKRAYLQANITDWQRLNMLDGTANLFLENTFLGRIPFMKDQLDDTLQIDLGPDPKVQVGYETVKDLSGTQFFGNKKKENRVYEIKVKNNRLFPVSVKVVDLIPKPMMESIKVERIGESGDYDEEEGTVTWSLNLKPSEVETLRTGFELKHPSGIALHLE